The following is a genomic window from Xiphophorus couchianus chromosome 5, X_couchianus-1.0, whole genome shotgun sequence.
CCAGTTTGGGTCCCCGCAGCATTCAACCGAGTCGAAGAGGTACAGTCACCAAGActactttttttcccacttaCGTCCATTTTCAAGAcggaagctttttttttttttttttttgactaaaaacaaaaaaaaaagagcaacgAAAACAGCAACTATAGCTCGAAGTTATTTTTGGAAATCCTAAAAGACGAAGAGAAACTTTTtgattcgttttttttttttttctggcatttttgAAGAGTTtctgccaaaagaaaaaaaaaatacaaaaaatacaaatccaaggcaaaaaaaaaaaaaaaaaacaatttggtgAAGATTGATGGAGAAACGCTGAGATTGTTTTTGAACATCGCGCCACAAGTCTGTAAAGGAAGGGGGTCAGCCGCATGGGTCTTTGGCGTCTGTGATTCCTCACCTCAAACCAGACCAGAGCACCTCCACACCTGCTCCagtagtaataaataaatgtgagtCGGTGTCGGACCGCCGTCTTTTTCCTGCCTGAGCGTTTTACTCGACAGCGATTCGAGATTCCTGCGAAGCTATTGGACTTGAACTCCTAGCCGAGGAGGCGGAGTCTTAACTTATTAAAAGGAACTTTCGGAGGTTCGGGCGCCAGCAAATATGATGATGATGTCTCTGAACAGCAAGCAGGCTTTCACCATGGCCCACACCAGCCTGCCGGAGCCCAAGTACTCCTCGCTGCACTCATCCTCGTCCTCCACTCTGACTTCCAACGCACCGTCGTCCTCCTGCTCATCCTCCCGCCACAGCAGCaccatcatcagcagcagcggcagcagcagcagctcggaGGTGATGCGCAGAGCCTGTCTCCCAACCCCACCGGTACGTATTCTGCATAATTACTGCTTAAAGGCACATTTTGACAgcccactttttcttttttttttcttctgcttgatgtttttttcatgtctgCACAGCAAATCACCCAACAcctccatatttttttctcactctgctCAACTTATGTATTCAGCCGGCTTTGCCTTTCGTATTAATTTTTATGACCTGGGATGTTGCATGTGTCTTGTTTTGTGTGCTCCCccttttttatgatttctttttttttttctctcattctggaaatgttttaaaccgAGGAGTGGAGGGAGAATTCCCTGCTGACAGTTATGTGTGCATTCTATTTGCAATTGCAGAGCAATATATTCGGAGGCTTGGATGAGAGTTTGTTGGCCCGGGCTGAAGCTCTAGCGGCGGTGGATATAGTCTCGCAGACCAAGAGCCACCACCACCCTCCACATCACAGTCCCTTCAAGCCGGACGCGACCTACCACACAATGAACACGCTCCCCtgcacctcctcttcctcctcttcctcgtcggTGCCTATTTCTCATCCGTCCGCCTTGGCTaaccaccaccatcaccaccaccaccaccaccaccaccagcctcACCAGGCGCTGGAGGGGGACCTGCTGGACCACATCACCCCGGGACTCGCGCTGGGAGCCATGGCAGGGCCGGACGGCTCGGTGGTTTCCACGCCTGCGCACCCTGCCCACATGGCTGGCATGAACCACATGCACCAGGCGGCCATCAACATGGCCCATGCCCACGGGCTACCGCCGCACATGGGCATGAGCGACGTGGACGCCGATCCTAGGGACTTGGAAGCGTTCGCGGAGAGGTTCAAGCAAAGGAGGATCAAACTCGGGGTCACCCAGGCGGATGTGGGGTCAGCTTTAGCCAGCCTTAAGATTCCCGGAGTGGGCTCCCTCAGCCAGAGCACCATCTGCCGCTTCGAGTCCCTCACGCTCTCCCACAACAACATGATCGCTTTGAAGCCTATCTTGCAAGCGTGGCTGGAGGAAGCCGAGAAATCGCACAGGGAGAAACTTAACAAGCCCGAGTTGTTCAACGGCGcggagaagaagaggaagcGCAC
Proteins encoded in this region:
- the pou4f2 gene encoding POU domain, class 4, transcription factor 2, yielding MMMMSLNSKQAFTMAHTSLPEPKYSSLHSSSSSTLTSNAPSSSCSSSRHSSTIISSSGSSSSSEVMRRACLPTPPSNIFGGLDESLLARAEALAAVDIVSQTKSHHHPPHHSPFKPDATYHTMNTLPCTSSSSSSSSVPISHPSALANHHHHHHHHHHHQPHQALEGDLLDHITPGLALGAMAGPDGSVVSTPAHPAHMAGMNHMHQAAINMAHAHGLPPHMGMSDVDADPRDLEAFAERFKQRRIKLGVTQADVGSALASLKIPGVGSLSQSTICRFESLTLSHNNMIALKPILQAWLEEAEKSHREKLNKPELFNGAEKKRKRTSIAAPEKRSLEAYFAIQPRPSSEKIAAIAEKLDLKKNVVRVWFCNQRQKQKRMKYSACV